In Collimonas arenae, a single genomic region encodes these proteins:
- the puuE gene encoding allantoinase PuuE, giving the protein MTTNTDPQYPRDMTGYGRTPPHPQWPNKARVALQFVLNYEEGSENCVLDGDAGSETFLSEIIGAQSFPARHMSMESLYEYGSRAGVWRLLRMFEERRLPLTVFGVARALQRNPEATAAFQELGHEIACHGLRWISYQNVDEATERAHIAEAVSVIKELTGSAPLGWYTGRDSPNTRRLVMEHGGFSYDADHYGDDLPFWEQVSVRYDNGKTETKPQLIVPYTLDTNDMRFAAMQGFNSGTQFYDYLKDAFDVLYREGDPHGLNQPKMLSIGLHCRLVGRPGRAAALARFLDYVQAHGQVWVTRRIDIANHWRTTHPFSA; this is encoded by the coding sequence ATCCGCAATGGCCGAACAAGGCCCGGGTCGCTTTGCAGTTCGTTCTTAACTATGAAGAAGGCAGCGAAAACTGCGTACTGGACGGCGACGCCGGCTCGGAAACCTTCCTCTCTGAAATCATTGGCGCCCAGAGTTTTCCGGCACGCCATATGAGCATGGAATCGCTCTACGAATACGGCTCGCGCGCCGGCGTCTGGCGCTTATTGCGCATGTTTGAAGAGCGCCGCCTGCCGCTGACCGTGTTCGGTGTTGCACGCGCGCTACAGCGCAACCCGGAAGCGACCGCCGCTTTTCAAGAACTTGGCCATGAAATCGCCTGCCACGGCCTGCGCTGGATCAGTTACCAGAATGTCGACGAAGCCACCGAACGCGCCCATATCGCCGAAGCCGTCAGCGTCATCAAGGAATTGACCGGCAGCGCCCCGCTCGGCTGGTATACCGGCCGCGATTCGCCGAATACCCGCCGCCTGGTGATGGAACACGGCGGTTTCAGCTACGACGCCGATCATTACGGCGACGACCTGCCGTTCTGGGAACAAGTCAGCGTCCGGTATGACAACGGCAAAACAGAAACCAAGCCGCAACTGATCGTGCCCTATACCCTGGATACCAACGACATGCGCTTCGCCGCCATGCAAGGCTTCAACTCCGGCACCCAGTTCTACGATTACCTGAAAGACGCTTTCGACGTGCTCTATCGCGAAGGCGATCCACATGGCTTGAACCAGCCGAAAATGCTATCGATCGGCCTGCACTGCCGCCTGGTCGGCAGGCCCGGACGCGCGGCGGCGCTGGCGCGTTTTCTCGATTATGTGCAGGCCCACGGCCAAGTCTGGGTCACGCGCCGCATCGATATCGCCAACCATTGGCGCACCACTCACCCGTTTTCAGCTTAA
- a CDS encoding urate hydroxylase PuuD, with product MDAMLVAYGVDWLNLLVRWLHLITGIAWIGASFYFVWLDNSIRPPKPGSDLAKKGVSGELWAVHGGGFYNPQKYLVAPAELPDDLHWFKWEAYATWLSGFAMLFIVYYFNASAMMINKDVADLSNWQAIGVGLGTLVIGWTVYDLLCRSPLGKRDGLLGIIMYLFIVAAAFVLTHLLSGRAAYIHVGAMIGTMMVGNVLMVIIPGQRKLVEAMRVGKSPDPIYGKKAKQRSVHNNYFTLPVLFIMISNHYGMTYSHPYNWLILAAIIAAGALIRHFFNLRHAGRVSIGYPIAGVALLLAVAIAIAPSPIKPVAPVAKLDSPVAAGTTGAVAAATAAPAADMAHIQEIIGQRCATCHSAQPTQPGFATAPAGIMLQTPDLIRQHADKIYQQAVQLKAMPLANMTHITDDERALIGAWYTAGAK from the coding sequence ATGGATGCAATGTTGGTAGCGTATGGGGTCGACTGGCTCAATCTGTTGGTGCGTTGGTTGCACTTGATTACGGGGATCGCCTGGATCGGCGCATCCTTCTATTTCGTCTGGCTCGATAATTCGATCCGTCCTCCGAAGCCGGGCTCCGATCTGGCCAAGAAAGGCGTGTCTGGAGAGCTGTGGGCAGTCCACGGCGGTGGTTTCTACAATCCGCAAAAATATCTGGTGGCGCCGGCAGAATTGCCGGACGACCTGCATTGGTTCAAATGGGAAGCCTATGCCACCTGGCTGTCCGGTTTCGCCATGCTGTTCATCGTTTACTACTTCAATGCTTCGGCAATGATGATCAACAAGGATGTGGCCGACCTCAGCAACTGGCAAGCCATCGGCGTCGGCCTCGGCACCCTGGTGATCGGATGGACCGTCTACGACTTGCTGTGCCGTTCGCCGCTGGGCAAACGCGACGGCCTGCTTGGCATCATCATGTACCTGTTCATCGTTGCCGCCGCTTTTGTGCTGACGCATCTGCTGAGTGGCCGCGCCGCCTACATCCATGTCGGCGCCATGATCGGCACCATGATGGTGGGTAACGTGTTGATGGTGATCATCCCGGGCCAGCGCAAGCTGGTGGAAGCGATGCGCGTCGGTAAATCGCCGGATCCAATCTACGGCAAAAAGGCCAAGCAACGCAGCGTGCACAACAACTATTTCACGCTGCCTGTGTTGTTCATCATGATCAGCAACCACTACGGCATGACCTACAGCCATCCGTACAACTGGCTGATCCTGGCGGCGATCATTGCTGCCGGCGCGTTGATTCGTCACTTCTTCAATTTGCGTCACGCCGGCCGCGTTTCAATCGGTTATCCGATTGCCGGCGTAGCCTTGCTGCTGGCGGTAGCCATTGCAATTGCACCGAGCCCGATCAAGCCAGTGGCGCCGGTTGCCAAGCTGGATTCTCCGGTTGCAGCAGGTACAACCGGTGCAGTTGCTGCGGCAACTGCGGCGCCGGCAGCCGACATGGCGCATATCCAGGAAATCATCGGCCAGCGTTGCGCTACCTGCCATTCGGCGCAACCGACACAGCCTGGCTTTGCCACTGCACCGGCTGGCATCATGCTGCAAACGCCTGACCTGATCCGTCAGCACGCCGACAAGATCTATCAGCAGGCAGTGCAGTTGAAGGCTATGCCACTGGCGAACATGACGCACATCACTGACGACGAACGCGCCTTGATCGGCGCCTGGTATACCGCCGGCGCCAAGTAA
- a CDS encoding class II aldolase/adducin family protein: MNATPSPISSPEWQVRKDLAACYRLCALKQWDDLIYTHISASVPGEPGHFLLNPFGYRFDEVCASNLVKIDARGNIVGDSPYQVNVSGFAIHGAVHAARADAMCVMHLHNTHAVAIGIQADGLLPLSQHALRFYEQIAYHDYEGLALTPTEQHRMIERLGQLPAMLLRNHGSLVCGRTIAEAYVLMDTLDKACEIQLKMNSGRGRLTMPSQEICRKTRDQLLGDGSPEGLLEWPALLRKLNAIDPSYQH, from the coding sequence ATGAACGCAACCCCCTCCCCCATCAGCAGCCCAGAATGGCAAGTGCGCAAAGATCTGGCGGCTTGCTATCGCCTGTGTGCCTTGAAGCAATGGGATGACCTGATCTATACCCACATTTCAGCTTCGGTTCCCGGTGAACCGGGACATTTCCTGCTGAATCCGTTTGGCTATCGTTTCGATGAAGTCTGCGCATCCAACCTGGTCAAGATCGATGCCCGCGGCAATATCGTCGGCGACTCGCCTTACCAGGTCAATGTCAGCGGTTTTGCAATCCATGGCGCGGTCCACGCGGCGCGCGCAGATGCGATGTGCGTCATGCATTTGCATAATACGCATGCGGTAGCGATCGGGATTCAGGCAGATGGCCTGCTACCGCTCTCGCAGCACGCACTACGTTTTTATGAACAAATTGCGTACCACGACTATGAAGGCCTGGCGCTCACGCCTACCGAGCAACACCGCATGATCGAGCGGCTCGGCCAACTGCCTGCCATGCTGTTGCGCAATCACGGTAGCCTGGTCTGCGGCCGCACCATCGCCGAAGCGTATGTGCTGATGGATACGCTGGACAAGGCCTGTGAAATACAACTCAAGATGAATTCCGGCCGCGGCCGCCTGACCATGCCCTCCCAGGAAATCTGCCGCAAGACACGTGACCAGTTGCTTGGCGACGGCAGCCCGGAAGGATTGTTGGAATGGCCGGCACTATTACGCAAACTGAACGCCATCGATCCCAGCTATCAACATTGA
- a CDS encoding LysR substrate-binding domain-containing protein, which yields MAKLPDHLDIHLIRILYLLLCEKNVSRVALKLNQPQPSISASLRKLRELTGDPLLVRGARGMVPTQHGESLLKPAKRILEETERLFVQKTPFVPQAEARTFHIAAPDYMNTPFFLEVVARLRRESPKSRIVIHALGPETDYVRLLSDGDLDLVIANWDEPPPHLHLSKLFDDPIVCLMRADSAYAKRTGPDQMTVEDYLSLPHVAPWQVLPGYHGIIDSFLDSQNLNRNVVVESAYFGMLPYMVAQTDLVLTTGRQFARFYEKTLSLKSFALPIKFPPMRFYQLWHERVHQATEHKWLREQIGIAAKALLEK from the coding sequence ATGGCTAAGCTGCCCGACCACCTGGATATACACCTGATACGCATCCTGTATCTGCTGCTGTGCGAGAAAAACGTCTCGCGCGTAGCGCTTAAACTGAACCAGCCGCAACCATCGATCTCGGCCTCGCTGCGCAAGCTGCGCGAGCTCACCGGCGATCCCCTGCTGGTGCGCGGCGCCCGCGGCATGGTGCCGACCCAGCACGGCGAAAGCCTGCTCAAGCCTGCCAAACGCATTCTCGAAGAAACCGAACGCCTGTTCGTGCAAAAGACCCCTTTCGTGCCGCAAGCCGAAGCGCGTACCTTTCATATCGCCGCGCCAGATTACATGAATACGCCGTTCTTCCTGGAAGTAGTGGCCCGCCTGCGCCGCGAATCGCCCAAGAGCCGCATCGTGATCCATGCGCTGGGTCCGGAAACCGACTACGTCAGGCTGCTGTCCGATGGCGATCTCGACCTGGTGATCGCCAACTGGGATGAACCGCCGCCCCACCTGCACCTGTCGAAACTGTTCGACGACCCCATCGTCTGCCTGATGCGCGCCGACAGCGCCTACGCCAAACGCACCGGGCCTGACCAGATGACGGTGGAGGACTATCTGTCGCTGCCGCATGTAGCGCCGTGGCAGGTGCTGCCTGGATATCACGGCATCATCGATTCCTTTCTCGACAGTCAGAACCTGAACCGTAATGTGGTGGTGGAATCGGCCTATTTCGGCATGCTGCCCTATATGGTGGCGCAAACCGACCTGGTGCTGACCACCGGCCGCCAGTTCGCGCGCTTCTATGAAAAGACGCTGTCATTGAAAAGTTTTGCGCTGCCGATCAAGTTTCCGCCGATGCGTTTTTACCAACTGTGGCACGAGCGGGTGCACCAGGCCACCGAGCATAAATGGCTGCGAGAACAGATCGGGATTGCCGCCAAGGCGCTGCTGGAGAAGTAA
- a CDS encoding allantoate amidohydrolase → MTTLEQLNSADAQAFVATLHGIYEHSPWIPERAASQRPFANITALKLAMQATVSSATREEQLGLIRAHPELAGKAAIAGELTVESTGEQAKAGLNLCSAEEFATLQKLNADYNKKFGFPFILAVKGADGQGLSRQAIIATFSRRLKNQFDDELGEALRQIGRIAEMRTNDLLGYSPELGKTIMHWAEQIGAWSDDDNGLTCAYMTDAHRRTATQIAGWMREAGMQAEIDAAGNVVGRYLSDNPSAKTLMTGSHYDTVRNGGKYDGREGILLPIAIVKHLHERGEKLPFHFEIVGFSEEEGVRFKSTFLGSNAIIGQFNMELLNTLDRDGISMRDALLKAGHDPAAIPAIARNPADLLGYVEVHIEQGPVLLHRDLPVGIVTSIAGSCRYMVQLKGVASHSGTTPMSMRKDAAAAAAEIVLYVEQRCAQDQQASLVGTVGQLQVPNGSTNVIPGACVFSLDIRAEDDVVRDAAVEDVLRHIEAVCERRCIEANVEKMVSAPAAPCASWLMDQLSAATERAGVKPFKLASGAGHDAMTIAKITDVAMLFTRCGNGGISHNPLETMTADDAEVSAQILLDFLRRFKPKS, encoded by the coding sequence ATGACAACACTAGAACAATTGAACAGCGCCGATGCGCAAGCCTTCGTCGCGACCTTGCACGGCATCTACGAGCATTCGCCATGGATCCCTGAACGCGCAGCCTCCCAGCGGCCATTCGCCAACATCACCGCACTCAAGCTGGCGATGCAGGCGACTGTCAGCAGCGCTACCCGAGAAGAACAGCTTGGCCTGATCCGTGCCCACCCGGAGTTGGCCGGCAAGGCAGCCATCGCGGGCGAGCTGACGGTTGAATCGACCGGCGAGCAAGCTAAGGCTGGCCTCAATCTTTGCAGCGCTGAAGAATTCGCCACGCTGCAAAAACTCAATGCCGACTACAACAAGAAATTCGGTTTCCCTTTCATCCTCGCCGTCAAGGGCGCCGACGGCCAGGGCTTGTCGCGCCAGGCCATCATCGCCACCTTCAGCCGCCGCCTGAAGAACCAGTTCGACGATGAACTGGGAGAGGCCTTGCGCCAGATCGGCCGTATCGCCGAGATGCGCACCAACGACCTGCTCGGCTATTCGCCCGAGCTGGGCAAGACCATCATGCATTGGGCTGAACAGATCGGCGCCTGGAGCGACGACGACAACGGCCTGACCTGCGCCTACATGACTGACGCGCACCGCCGCACGGCCACGCAAATAGCCGGCTGGATGCGCGAAGCCGGCATGCAAGCCGAGATCGATGCAGCCGGCAACGTGGTGGGGCGCTATCTGTCCGACAACCCATCGGCAAAAACGCTGATGACGGGCTCGCACTACGACACGGTGCGCAACGGCGGGAAATACGATGGCCGCGAAGGCATCTTGCTGCCGATCGCCATCGTCAAGCATTTGCATGAACGTGGCGAGAAGCTGCCCTTCCATTTTGAAATCGTCGGTTTCTCCGAAGAAGAAGGCGTACGCTTCAAGAGTACTTTCCTGGGTAGTAATGCAATCATCGGCCAGTTCAATATGGAGTTGCTGAACACGCTTGACCGCGACGGCATCAGCATGCGCGATGCCTTGCTGAAAGCCGGCCACGATCCTGCAGCGATTCCTGCCATTGCTCGTAATCCGGCTGACTTGCTGGGCTATGTTGAAGTACATATTGAACAGGGGCCGGTGCTGCTGCATCGTGACCTGCCGGTCGGCATCGTTACCTCGATCGCCGGCAGTTGCCGCTACATGGTGCAACTGAAAGGCGTCGCCAGCCATTCCGGAACTACGCCGATGTCGATGCGCAAGGACGCCGCCGCGGCAGCCGCCGAAATCGTGCTCTACGTGGAACAACGCTGCGCGCAGGATCAGCAGGCATCGCTGGTGGGCACGGTTGGCCAGCTGCAGGTGCCGAACGGTTCAACCAATGTGATTCCGGGTGCATGCGTGTTCTCGCTAGATATTCGCGCCGAGGACGATGTCGTGCGCGATGCGGCAGTGGAAGACGTGCTGCGTCATATCGAAGCGGTCTGCGAACGCCGCTGCATCGAAGCCAATGTCGAAAAAATGGTGTCGGCCCCGGCTGCGCCTTGTGCTTCCTGGCTGATGGACCAGTTGTCCGCCGCCACCGAACGGGCTGGCGTAAAACCGTTCAAACTCGCTTCCGGCGCGGGTCATGATGCCATGACCATCGCCAAAATAACTGATGTCGCAATGCTGTTCACGCGTTGCGGCAACGGTGGCATCAGTCACAATCCATTGGAAACAATGACTGCTGACGATGCCGAAGTATCGGCGCAAATCTTGCTGGATTTCCTACGCCGCTTCAAACCAAAATCTTGA
- a CDS encoding HAL/PAL/TAL family ammonia-lyase → MPQTITIDGFNLTAQQVVEVARAPHLPVTLAESSRAALKESRDYIESTWMHDEAPMMYSFNTGVGLLKDTRIKVEHIELFQTQLIKAHCAGIGEPFSEEVSRATMLLRANAFASNYSAPRVEVVDRLLAFLNAGIHPIMPQKGSVGASGDLAPLSYLAAAIAGFDEAEVMYQGQRMSAPEAITKAGVGPVKFDLKAKDASALINGCTASLAVAVLVAHDSRNLLSDACLSLGLTLEAMRAEMAAFDHRIQQARPHAGQIKTAAIIRKLLSGSTRTTHEARAVQFPEESRRTDIPYSSRIQDVYSLRCSPQVYGPVFDALDYIDNIVDKEINSATDNPLIFDKEGGGFEIISGGNFHGQYLAQAMDLLAMAITDLGSICERRIARLIDPTLSWGLPRNLMSGVRGVNTGYPVVQCSMSSLVMENRTLCMPGSVDSIPAKGNSEDHVSNSTWCARKAATVVANTQYIIGVEMLLAAQALTMTEDLLPGFVLGEGTQAAYQEIRSQIPACLDGDRWFHNDIAVAQSFVVSGSVRAAVVKKIGEFA, encoded by the coding sequence ATGCCTCAAACCATCACCATCGACGGTTTCAACCTGACTGCACAGCAAGTAGTCGAGGTCGCCCGCGCTCCGCACCTGCCGGTGACGCTAGCCGAGTCGTCGCGCGCCGCCCTGAAAGAAAGCCGCGACTATATTGAATCGACCTGGATGCACGACGAAGCGCCGATGATGTACAGCTTCAACACCGGCGTCGGCCTGTTGAAAGACACTCGCATCAAGGTCGAGCATATCGAATTGTTCCAGACGCAACTGATCAAGGCCCATTGCGCCGGTATCGGCGAGCCGTTCTCGGAAGAAGTCAGCCGCGCCACCATGCTGCTGCGCGCCAACGCCTTCGCCAGCAATTATTCGGCGCCGCGGGTGGAAGTGGTCGACCGTCTGCTGGCCTTCCTGAACGCCGGCATCCATCCGATCATGCCGCAAAAGGGGTCGGTTGGCGCCTCCGGCGACCTGGCGCCTTTGTCCTATCTGGCTGCCGCGATTGCCGGTTTCGATGAAGCCGAAGTCATGTACCAAGGCCAACGCATGAGCGCGCCTGAGGCGATCACCAAGGCCGGCGTCGGTCCGGTCAAGTTCGATCTCAAGGCCAAGGATGCATCGGCCCTGATCAATGGCTGTACCGCGTCGCTGGCGGTGGCTGTGCTGGTAGCGCACGATTCGCGCAACCTGCTGAGCGATGCCTGTTTGTCGCTGGGCCTGACGCTGGAAGCGATGCGCGCTGAAATGGCCGCCTTCGACCACCGTATCCAGCAAGCCCGTCCGCATGCCGGCCAGATCAAGACTGCCGCCATCATCCGCAAGCTGCTCTCCGGTTCGACCCGCACCACGCATGAAGCGCGCGCGGTGCAGTTTCCGGAAGAATCGCGCCGTACCGATATCCCGTACAGTTCGCGCATCCAGGACGTGTATTCGCTGCGCTGCTCGCCGCAAGTCTACGGCCCGGTGTTCGATGCGCTTGATTACATCGACAACATCGTCGACAAGGAAATCAACTCGGCGACCGACAATCCGCTGATCTTTGACAAAGAAGGCGGCGGCTTTGAAATCATCTCCGGCGGTAACTTCCACGGCCAGTACCTGGCGCAGGCGATGGATCTGCTGGCGATGGCGATCACCGACCTCGGCAGCATTTGCGAACGGCGCATCGCCCGCCTGATCGACCCGACCTTGTCATGGGGCTTGCCACGCAACCTGATGAGCGGCGTGCGCGGCGTCAACACCGGTTATCCGGTGGTGCAATGTTCGATGAGTTCGCTGGTGATGGAAAACCGCACCCTATGCATGCCGGGCAGCGTCGACAGCATTCCGGCCAAGGGCAACAGCGAAGACCACGTCTCCAACTCGACCTGGTGCGCACGCAAGGCGGCCACTGTGGTGGCCAACACGCAGTACATCATCGGCGTGGAAATGCTGCTGGCAGCGCAGGCGCTGACCATGACGGAAGATCTGCTGCCGGGCTTTGTACTGGGCGAAGGCACGCAGGCGGCCTATCAGGAAATCCGCAGCCAGATTCCGGCTTGCCTGGATGGCGACCGCTGGTTCCACAACGATATCGCGGTGGCGCAATCGTTCGTGGTCAGCGGTTCGGTGCGTGCAGCCGTGGTCAAGAAGATCGGCGAGTTTGCCTGA
- a CDS encoding nucleobase:cation symporter-2 family protein has protein sequence MNSSTDPVDERLPVGKLAALGLQHVLVMYAGAIAVPLIIGGALNLAKSDIAFLISADLFCCGLVTLIQCLGFWKFGIKMPVMMGVTFAAVGPMVAMAGNPQLTIVHIYGAVIVSGIFCVLAAPYMSRLMRFFPPVVTGTVISVIGISLMGVGINWAAGGQPVIGQLVDGVFVKMPNPDYGSPTSLGIALIVLVSILLITKYVKGFIANISVLTGMVIGFVIAMAMGKISFYGLGDAEWFAFIRPFHYGWPKFDIGSIISMCLVMIVTMIESTGMFIALGEIVGKKVDDKTLARGLRVDGLGSVIGGIFNTFPYTSFSQNIGLVGVTGVRSRFVCAAAGVILMLFGLFPKMAHVAASIPQFVLGGAGIVMFGMVAATGIKILSGVDFQRNRNNLFIVAVSFGAGMIPIVAPSFFDKMPVFLSTILHSGILLASSMAVLLNLFFNGKGSSEDSRAHAMAAAQSSDH, from the coding sequence ATGAACAGCAGTACAGATCCGGTAGATGAAAGACTTCCCGTAGGTAAACTGGCCGCGCTCGGCCTGCAGCACGTGCTGGTGATGTATGCCGGCGCGATCGCGGTGCCCCTGATCATCGGCGGCGCCCTCAACCTGGCAAAAAGCGACATCGCCTTCCTGATCAGCGCCGACCTGTTTTGCTGCGGTTTGGTTACGCTGATCCAATGCCTTGGTTTCTGGAAATTCGGTATCAAGATGCCAGTCATGATGGGCGTCACCTTCGCCGCCGTCGGGCCAATGGTGGCGATGGCAGGCAACCCGCAACTGACGATCGTCCATATCTACGGGGCTGTGATTGTCTCCGGCATCTTCTGCGTCCTGGCAGCGCCCTACATGAGTCGTCTGATGCGCTTCTTTCCGCCAGTGGTGACCGGCACGGTGATCAGCGTCATCGGTATTTCCCTCATGGGCGTTGGCATCAACTGGGCGGCCGGCGGCCAGCCTGTGATCGGCCAACTGGTCGACGGCGTCTTCGTCAAGATGCCCAATCCGGATTACGGCTCCCCCACCAGCCTTGGCATTGCGCTGATCGTGCTGGTATCGATCCTGCTGATCACCAAATATGTGAAAGGCTTCATCGCCAACATCTCGGTGCTGACCGGCATGGTGATCGGCTTCGTCATCGCCATGGCGATGGGAAAAATCAGCTTCTATGGCCTCGGCGACGCCGAATGGTTCGCCTTCATCCGGCCTTTCCACTACGGCTGGCCAAAATTCGACATCGGCTCGATTATCAGCATGTGCCTGGTGATGATCGTCACCATGATCGAATCGACTGGGATGTTTATCGCCCTGGGTGAAATCGTCGGCAAGAAAGTCGATGACAAAACCCTGGCGCGCGGCTTGCGCGTCGATGGTCTCGGCAGCGTAATCGGCGGCATCTTCAATACCTTCCCGTACACCTCGTTCTCACAGAATATCGGCCTGGTCGGCGTCACCGGCGTACGTAGCCGCTTCGTCTGCGCCGCCGCCGGCGTGATCCTGATGCTGTTCGGCCTGTTTCCGAAAATGGCGCACGTCGCCGCCTCGATCCCGCAGTTTGTACTGGGCGGCGCCGGCATCGTGATGTTCGGTATGGTGGCCGCCACCGGCATCAAGATCTTGTCGGGCGTGGACTTCCAGCGCAACCGCAATAACCTGTTCATCGTCGCCGTCAGCTTCGGCGCAGGCATGATTCCGATCGTGGCGCCAAGCTTCTTCGACAAGATGCCGGTTTTCCTGTCGACCATTTTGCACAGCGGCATTCTGCTCGCTTCCAGCATGGCGGTCTTGCTGAACCTGTTTTTCAACGGTAAAGGTTCCAGCGAAGACAGCCGTGCGCATGCAATGGCGGCGGCGCAAAGCTCCGATCACTAA
- a CDS encoding porin: MYPAKNKLRKLQLVAALGATIALPAMAQTSVQVTGLVDTYVGSLKYSGDSARTSVVDSGGMTTSWIGFKGTEDLGGGLSAKFNLTSFFRSNTGATGRFDGNETMFSRDANVGLVGSFGAISLGRDLAPNFLPSILFNPFGDSFKLSPLILHMDVPWFNASGWTNSVAGDTGWSNEIIYTTPDFSGLKANFHYQFGEVAGNTGKNNIGANILYFHGPLALTAYYQRVQVNNPLELSPGNVQPATNIPLPSGMVAARQSSWFLGATYDFTIAKLFATYDQTSHDIDLKDKTFQLGTSIPLGQGAILASWADTKRSGAAVGESLKRDTASLGYDYNLSKRTDLYAVYMYDKITDQTVGSSVALGIRHRF, from the coding sequence ATGTACCCAGCTAAAAACAAATTAAGAAAACTGCAACTCGTTGCCGCCCTCGGCGCCACGATTGCACTGCCAGCGATGGCCCAGACGTCGGTCCAGGTAACCGGCCTGGTCGACACGTATGTCGGCTCGCTGAAGTACAGCGGTGACTCAGCACGCACCAGCGTGGTCGACAGCGGCGGCATGACTACCTCATGGATCGGCTTCAAAGGCACCGAAGATCTCGGCGGCGGACTCTCTGCCAAATTCAACCTGACTTCGTTCTTCCGTTCCAACACCGGCGCCACCGGCCGCTTCGACGGCAACGAAACAATGTTCTCGCGCGACGCTAACGTCGGCTTGGTCGGCAGCTTCGGTGCGATTTCGCTGGGCCGCGACCTGGCACCGAACTTCCTGCCGTCGATCCTGTTCAACCCGTTCGGCGATTCGTTCAAGCTGTCACCGCTGATCCTGCACATGGATGTGCCTTGGTTCAACGCCTCCGGCTGGACCAATTCGGTGGCGGGCGATACCGGCTGGAGCAATGAAATCATCTATACGACGCCGGATTTCTCCGGCCTGAAAGCCAATTTCCATTACCAGTTCGGTGAAGTCGCCGGCAATACCGGTAAAAACAATATTGGCGCGAACATCTTGTATTTCCATGGTCCGCTGGCATTGACGGCCTACTATCAACGGGTGCAGGTCAACAATCCTTTGGAACTGTCGCCGGGCAACGTCCAGCCAGCGACCAACATCCCGCTGCCAAGCGGCATGGTTGCGGCACGCCAGTCGAGCTGGTTCCTGGGCGCAACTTACGACTTTACTATCGCCAAACTGTTCGCTACCTACGATCAAACCTCGCATGATATCGACTTGAAGGACAAGACCTTCCAGCTCGGCACCAGCATCCCGCTCGGCCAAGGCGCAATCCTGGCATCGTGGGCCGATACCAAGCGCAGCGGCGCAGCAGTCGGCGAATCACTGAAGCGCGATACGGCTTCGCTGGGCTACGACTACAACCTGTCGAAGCGCACCGATCTGTATGCGGTATACATGTACGACAAAATCACCGACCAGACCGTCGGCAGCAGCGTTGCGCTGGGTATCCGTCACCGTTTCTAA
- a CDS encoding 4-oxalocrotonate tautomerase codes for MPTFNVQIFEGRTVEQKRAFVKAVTEVTCQTLDCGPESVDIIIEEVKRENWATAGKLWSD; via the coding sequence ATGCCTACATTTAACGTGCAAATTTTTGAAGGCCGCACTGTCGAGCAAAAGCGCGCCTTCGTCAAGGCTGTCACAGAAGTCACCTGCCAGACGCTGGATTGCGGGCCGGAATCAGTGGACATCATCATCGAGGAAGTGAAACGGGAGAACTGGGCCACCGCAGGCAAGCTCTGGTCGGACTGA